atcataaagatcagagcagaatgaatgaaatcgaaacaaagaaaacaataggaaagatcaatgaaactaaaagctggttctttgagaagataaacaaaattgataaaccattagccagatgcaccatgaaaaagagggagaggactcaaatcaataaaattagaaatgaaaaaggagaagttacaacagacaccacagaaatacaaagcatactaagagactactaaaagcaaccctatgccaaaaaaatggacaacctggaagaaatggacaaattcttagaaaggtataaccttccaagactgaaccaggaagaaatagaaaatatgaacagaccaatcaagagtaatgaaattgaaactgtgattaaaaatcttccaacaaacaaaagtcctggaccagatggcttcacaggtgaattctatcaaacatttagagaagagctaaaacccatcCTTCTCTTTTtggaactcttccaaaaaactgcagaggaaggaacactcccaaactcattctacgaggccaccatccccctgataccaaaaccagacaaaaatactacaaaaaaagaaaattacagaccaatatcagtgatgattatagatgcaaaaatcctcaacaaaacactagcaaacagaatccaaccacactttaaaaggatcatacaccatgatcaagtgggatttatcccaggaatgtaaggattcttcaatatacgcaaatcaatcaatgtgatacaccatattaacaaatggaagaataaaaaccatgtgatcatctcaatagatgcagaaaagcttctgacaaaattcaacacccatttatgataaaaactctccagaaagtgggcatagagggaaactatgtcaacataataaaggccacatatgacaaacccacagcaaacatcattctcaatggtgaaaaactgaaagcatttcctctaaaatcaggaacaagacaaggatgtccattctcaccactatgattaaacatagttttggaagtccttgccatggcaatcagagaagaaaaagaaataaaaggaatacaaattggaaaagaagaagtaaaactgccactgtttgcagatgacatgatattatacatagagaatcctaaaaatgccaccagaaaactacaagagctaatcaatgaatttggtaaagttgcaggatacaaaattaatacacagaaatctcttgcattcctatacactaatgatgaagaatttgaaagagaaattaaggaaacactccccattgcaacacaaagaataaaacacctaggaatacacctacctaaggagacaaaagacctgtatgcagaaaactatacgacactgatgaaagaaattaaatatgataccaacagatggagagatataacatgttcctggattggaagaatcaaaattgtgaaaatgactatactacccaaagcaatctacagattcaatgcaattcctatcaaattaccaatggcattttttaaagaactagaacaaaaaatcttaaaatttgtatggagacacaaaagaccccaaatagccaaagcagtcttgagggaaaaaaacagagctggaggaatcagactccctgacttcagactatactataaagctacagtaatcaagacaatatggtactggcacaaaaacagaaacatagatcaatggaacaagatagaaagcccagagaaaaacccacatacctatggtcaactaatctatgacaaaggaggcaaggatttacaatggagaaaagacagtctcttctataagtggtgctgggaaaactggacagctacatgtaaaagaatgaaattagaacactccctaacaccatacacaaaaataaactcaaaatggattagagatctaaaagtaaaaccggacactataaaactcttagaagaaaacataggaagaacactctaacataaatcacagcaagatcttttttaatccgcctcctagagtagtggaaataaaaacaaaaataaacaaatgggacctaatgaaacttcaaaggttttacacagcaaaggaaaccataaacaagacaaaaagagaaccctaagaatgggagaaaatatttgcaaacgaatcaacggacaaaggattaatctccaaaatatataaacagctcatgcagctcaatattaaaaaaaacaaacagtcctgtccaacaatgggcagaagacctaaacagacatttctccaaagaagacatacagatggccaagaagcacatgaaaagctgctcaacatcactaaacattagagaaatgcaaatcaaaactacaatgaggtatcacctcacaccagttagaatgggcatcatcagaaaatctacaaacaacaaatgctggagagggtgtggagaagagggaaccctcttgcactgttggtgggaatgtaaatggatacagccactatggagaatagtatggaggttccttaaaaaactaaaaacagaattaccatatgatccagcaatcccactactgggcatatacccagagaaaaccataattcaaaaagacacatgcaccccaatattcattgtggcactatttacaatagccaggtgatggaaacaaccttaatgaccatcgacagatgaatggataaagaagatgtggtacatatatacaatggactattactcagtcataaaaaggaacgaaattgggtcatttgttgagacgtggatggatctagacactgtcatacagagtgaagtaagtcagaaagagaaaaacaaatatcgtatattaacgcatatatgtggaacctagaaaaatggcacagatcaaccggtttgcagggcagaaattgagacacagatgtagagaacaaacgtatggacaccaaggggggaaagcggcagggggtggggggggtggcatGATGAATTGGGTGACctggattgacatgtatacactgatgtgtataaagtggatgactaataagaacctgcttataaaaaaataaataaaattttaaaaaaaagaagaacattctAATGATCTGATTTCCATGATATATTCTGTAGACTGTGTCCCTCCAAGTAGTTGCTGTGTATGCAGTACTCTACGGGTGTCTGATTTTATGTGAAAAGGCTGCTTTGCAAACCCAGTTGGTGTTCAATTATCTCTTCTTTTGCCTACATTTTTAGCTCTTTACAAGAAAAGATCACTGTAGACTACTTTCATGAGGATAGTCGAGAATAAAGGGAGTGTAGGTGCAGATTTCCATGATCCAAGAGCAAACTACACATAGAAAGTTTAAGCCCATCATACATtcctaaaaggaaggaaaatttctCTTTAATAAGCACTTATTGAGCACTGGTTACATGAgcaataagtctttttttaaatagcagaatAAAATGTGGGTGTATATAAATGAATATGATATCAATCCTGTCATCAAGGAgcttacaggacttccctggcagtgcagtggttaagactcgcgctcccaatgcagagggctcaggttcgattcctggtcaaggaactaagatcccacatgctgcgtagtgtggccaaaaaaaaaaaaaaaaaaatagagcttacAAATAAACTATaaagtaaaattgaaaaattgaGAAAGCAGAAGTACAAGGTGATGGAAATAATCACTTTGAAGAAAGGGTGATTAATTTCTGCTACAAGAATCTGTAAATGTTGCAGTGAGAAGTGAATATTTGACTTAAGCCTTGAAATATGAAACATGAGGCACCATATCAATAGACAGTATTAAAGGCTGTGGAAAGAACCTGATAAAATCAGTTGGGGAATAAgtgtaaggaagaaaaaaggccCAAGGATTGAGCCCCCTGCACAAGGATGTTAATGACCTTGAAGGTGAGGAGGCACAATAAGCAGACATTCCAACCATGTCAAATGATGCATAGATCTAGTAAGATGAGCAGTGAAAACTGACCTTTGGATTTAGCAATGTGGAGGTAAATGGTGACCCTGAAAAGAGCTGTTTCAGTGGAGAGTAGAAAGGAATGATTTATTGAAGTTGATTCAAgtcaaaaagaaaggagaagtatTTAAAATCAGCACTGCATATCAGTGTTTCTCAGACTTTAATGTCATTGTGAATCTTGGAGATCCTACTAAAAAGCAGTTTCTGATTTAATAGGTCCAGAGTGGGACCTGGGAGTCTGTATTCTATGAGTAGGAATACAGACTCCCAGGTCTGTATTTCTTTATATACATTTCATCATCCTAGATGATGTTGAAGTTGTTGGTGGGTCTTAATttgagtagaagaaagaaaaagaaaatcaggagTTTTCTATGGAAAAATCCAAGGAAATGGGTTGGTTGAGCGAAGCAACTAAGGGAATGTGAGGTCAAGAGAATTATTTCTAGGATTCTCATTACCAGAGCAAGTGTGCTTGCACGCCAATGGGAATGATCcaaagccaagagaaaaaaatcaaagatggatGAGAGAGGGGATAATTGTTTGAATAATGTCCTTGAGTAGTCAAGAGAAAATGGCATCCAGTGATAAATGAAGAGGAAGCTCTGGATTGAAGCACAGACAATTCACCTATATTACCAAAGTGGGCTGCAAAGTTCCTGGGTATAGATGTAGATGAGTTGGGTGGTGGAATGCCTAGAGgttcttttcaaattgtttttatttctcaatgcAGTAAGATAGCTGAAGGGACTGGGGGAAAATGTTAGATGTTTGAGGAAAGAGGGGACCATGTAAAATAATCGTGACGTGAGGGAAGGGAACGATGAGCAGGGATTTTTCAGGGCAGAGGAACTACACTATATGATACTGTAACAgtggatacgtgtcattataAAATTGTCCAAACCCAAAgactgtacaacaccaagagtgaaatcCATTGTAAACTATGGACCTTGGGTAATTacgatgtgtcaatgtaggttcatcaatgtaggtaacaaatgtaccactctggtggcgGATGCTGATAATTGGAGGAGGGGGTTATGCAtaagtgggggcagggggtatgcaagaaatctctgtaccttcacTCAATTTTGTTTTGGACCTGAAACTGCTCGAACCAATAaagtttattatataaataagtaataatCATGAGATGGTAAATTGATTCTGGCAGTTGTTCTCAACCCTATCAGACCCAATGCTCCCTTTTATAACACATATCTTTAACATCTTTGcaactattataaaaataattaatttaacctacctacatatattttttaaatcaatataatGCCATCACCAtaatataaggaaataaaaggaaagttaTGCATAATGAAATAACATGTATTCCCATATGTAAATGCTCAGACTTAAGCATTAGGAGACCAAAAACATCTCCACAAAACACTTATACTCTCTAGGGGGCAATATGACTTTTGGTGAGAATCATGTTGCTAGAAATGACAAAGGGCCCACTCCATCAGGGACTGTAATTTCACCGGAGACCCATTAGCAGGGGTGTGCATTTTGCTCAGCTGCCTGGATGCAAGCTCAGAGTAGGCCAAGTTGCATTTAATCAGGGCGGCAGCTTTACTGGAGAAGAAAATGGACTGAGAATGGAACAAGGAAGTTTATGGTCCAGGTCCACATCCCTTTCTGCAAttccataatccaaaaagagcatggaaaaaggaaagttttgttttgttttcataaggTTGTTCACAACTCATTTGGCAACAAAATTCAACTTGAATAGACACAAAACTATTCAAAGCCTTTACTGATCCCACTTATTTAGGCATAATCATCAGTTTCACTGCAGATATAATATGGTATAGGAAATATACTATCAttctataatttgtttttaatctgaatCTGGAAATAGATTAGACCTCAGGGGTTTGGGATGAAGGATTATGACCTGTGTACATAAgggaattaataaaataatgggcCATGTAATCTAAGATGGACTAGACAGGAAGTGAGAACAAGAGCAGTAAGGGACAGTGAAACGATGGAGTTGCTGGATTGCAGATTGTTGGATTAGATGTACTGGAAGTGATCCAGGAAGACTGGAGTGATGATCACACACTGTGATGGTTTTAATTGAGAATATGAATCCATTGCAGTTACAGGTAATGATAAGTTTGGACCATGAGGTGGCTGAGGTGAGGAAGAATCATCCATGTGGATACTGCAGTCACTAAGATTAGTACTGGGATATTTAGATCTGACTGCATCAAAGAGTAGTGGTGACTAACATAGTCTGATATCTTCAGCTTCAACAAAGCTGGTTAGTGTGAGgtataggaaaagagaaaagtttggaggaagcaaagaggaaaaaggtGAACACTTATCCCATGGTGTGGAGTAACAGGTgtgaagagaaaatagaaaactaaaataactgGCTCAGTCCTAAGGATACACATAAACAACAGCAGAATTTTGTATATGAGCCTGCTCTATTTAGCTAAAATGGAATAGCTCAGGAGTCAGTAAactttttttctataaagggccagataataaatattttaggttttgtgttaTAGtgactcaactctgctgttgtagtgcAAAAAGCAGCTATATCCAACAGGTACAGAAATAGGCATGGTTCTGTTTCAGTAACATTCTATTTATGGTTACTGAGCTTTTAATTTCACATAATCTTCAATGCCAGGAAATATtactcttcttttgattttttttgttcaatcatttaaaaatgtaaaaacctttCTTATTATGGTAGGCAGCAGTCCAGATTTGGACCAAGTGCCAAAGATGGACAAATTCTGGAATTGTTTAATATGTAGATAGTAAAAGGGAAGAAGATGTTGGAACCAGATTAGAGAAGGCTTCAAAAACATGCTAAAGcctctgcttttttattttgttgttatgcTTTAGAACCTATTCAAAATTGTCATGGAAGCAAAAGATATATCATCAGTGTTTCAGGAATATAAGTGGTTGTAGTAGGAATAATGgattaaaaagacaagagattgGCTGCAGAGTGTCTGTTTAGAGGCCTTGGCACTTATGCAGAGAGGACATAAATGCCCAGGGACACCATTGTTTGAGAAAGCAGAAGCCATTCAATGTCATTAGAAATAAAGTGGCAACATTGAAAGGATATTAAATATACAGTTTTACTATCTCTCTGAACATACTGTAAGGAGAATGgtaaaagaatatttagaaacattaaagagatttaaCCCAAATGACTCAGACGGTAAGAATATGACGCTGGTAAAGAAATGAGGGGAGCGGGTACACAGAGGAGAAGAGTTCAGAAAAAGGCGATCTAAGAATATGGTCTTAGCTGGTACCATagctaaaattattttctcctgagACTAGAGAATTCTTTTCtatgacaatttcttaaaatacttaTCTCTCTTGAATTTTATGCCTGGCCATTGTGGGTGAAACCCTAGGGGACGGAAAGGAGAATTCCCATACTAGAGGCTACAAGTGATTCTTACCCAGTAAGGCACGTCTGAGACCCATTCCAAGACCAAAGAATTCCTGGACTAGGTCAGCAAGGAACACGTTGCTGGTATGCTACCATGGCAGTGGTTTCTTGGCTCCCTCTGTAGAAAAGTAAACATATACCCTGAAACCTCTGCCAGGAGCCTTTGTATTCGTCCAAAAAATCCCAGCAGAACTGAAGAAACTTGATGAGTACTATGCAGAAAATCCACTCATGTTATACTTTGTCCTCTGTTATTTACAGACTACACCTTAAGTGGGGCAATTGAAATTTGGTCCTGGGCTGCCTCTCTTCTACCTGTATTCTCCTCCAGCACTAGGGCAGTTAATAATACCTTCTATAGTGAAAAGTGTCATGAAGGACATGGACATACCCTAGCATTTGAGGAAACTCATGTACACTGGTCCCTCCCTACCACTGAAGCTGAAATCAGAATGAAGCAAAGAACCAGGTTTGTGATAATCTGGGGTCTCCAacttcagaaagaagaaagataagcCGTGGAAGAACAAGGATGATGGTTTGGCTTGAGAGGAAAAGGAGCACAGTTAAGGCAGGAGGGTGGGTGGAGACCAGATCACATGGTGTCTTCTAAGATAGgaagaaatttggatttttttctaaaggAGATGGAAAACCATTGGAGGAAGCAGCATcttatttaccttttttaaaaaaaatcactgggatataccttttcattctttcagtGGTACCTCTTAAAGTTCATAATTTCAATCTCATCCAacttatctctttcttttcctttatattcaGTACTTTTGTATATCGAATAAGAAATCATTCTCAACCCTAAAGTTAAGAAgctatttttccatttccttctcaAAGTTGTATTTACCTTCCACAATTATATCTACAATCCATAGTTATAGCTACAGTCTGGAACTTATTTATGTGTGCAATGTGAGTTAGGAGTCAAGATTCTAATTTGCCACATGTATAGCTGTCTCAGTATTGTTTCTGAAAATACTAGCCTTTTCCCACTGTCACCTTTCTCATGAGTTAGTGCCTTAGTCaactcaggctgctataataaaataccatcaaGTGGTATTTACTTCTCATAGTTCTAGAAGCTGAAAGCCCAAGATTATGGCATCAGCATGGCTGGTTCTGGTGAAAGCCCTCTTTTGAGTTGCAGACAGCcaacttctcattgtatcctcacagtGACGGGAAGAGAATAAGCCAGCTCTTGgcttctttttataagggcactaatcccattcacaagggctccaccttcatgacccaATTTCTTCCCAAAGGTGccacctccaaatgccatcacactggggattagattTGAACATAAAGTTTGGGGGAACGTAGATCTGTCAGGTTATCCCATGTGTACAGGCCTGTTTCTGGGTTCTACTGTGTTACATTCTACGGCTTTCTATAATTTTAACAAACTactcaaaatattaaatgttgCAAGTCAAAAAGATGGATGTAGCTAAAAAACTAATTCTTATATACTTCATTTTCTTGGGGACAGAACAACAAAGTATAACTGGAGAAATGAGGACCTACACTGTCTAATTATATAAAGTAGATTACCTAAACCAACTTGCATTATAGCACATTTGGGAGTTttagctaaaaaagaaaacataaagtatTTAAGTTCTAAATAAAGATTGtttatggaatactactcaaccataaaaaagaacaaaataatgacatttgcagcaacatggatacaactagaaattatcgtactaagtgaagtaagtcagaaaaagaaagacaaataccatatgatatcacctatatgtggaatctaaaatatggcacaaacgaacctatctacaaaacagaaacagtcagggcttccctggtggcgcagggcttccctggtggtgcagtgccgatgcaggggacatgggctcgtgccccggtccgggaagatcccacatgccgtggagcggctgggcccgtgagccacggccgctgagcctgcgcatccggagcctgtgctccgcaacgggagaggccacaacagtgagaggcccacgtaccgcaaaaaaaaaaaaaaaaaaaagaaatagacatagagaacagacttgtggttgccaagggggaggagggaagagagagggatggagtgagagtttggggttgagagatgcaaactattacatttagaatggataaacaaggtgctattatatagcacagggaactatatccagtctcctgtgataaaccatgatggaaaagaatatgaaaaagaatgtctctatgagtaaaagcagagattggcacagcactgcaaatcaactctacctcaataaataaataaataaagcaaagattGTTTGAAGCACTGATGTTTACATATTTACCCATTTTGATACACTTCTAACGATATATGTAAACAAATTATTTAGAGCtgcagttttcaaacttttttggcAATGACAAAATACTCACCCAGTGATTCCAAGTCATAGTTTGAACAACATGAATTTAGAtcttaaaaattccaaaaaaacaaacaaaaacaaaaatgattatttATGACTGTGTAGTCCACAATTATGttttaatacatttcttttttttttttttttgcccaaatAAGGCAGAACCAGTAATACTTACAGGCTgacattcattatttattctcaccacttcaaaaataatacaaaacagtTTCGTAACCAAATTGTCCTACCATATTCCTATTTAGAGTATATATAGACCTTAAAAAGCCTGGAGCATCCAATGTGCCACAATGATCTTCTCCTGTACAGATATGCATTTTATTGGTTTTCTACTTACCACattacacatacaaaaaaatctCTAAAGGTAATGTTAAATGGCTGATCATATAGAATATATTCCTAAAAGCCAAGTAACTCTATATAGAGAGAGATGGCATTGAGTTTCCAAAAGAAAGGTTTCCTGAGAGGTGGTGATTCTTGATTTGAGTCTTAAGAGAGGTATAAGCTTGGAATCAAGCTCGGGGTGAATTTTATGGGAGGGGTGATGTTAGGATATTCCAAgacaaaaattacattttctgggCTAGAACTGGGGTTAGATTGTGGAGCTCATGTCTGTGCATAAACTATCTTCTAAATACAAAATGGAATCTGGATTGGATCctagaacagattttttttaaaaggagattaTTGGAAAAACTGGCAAAGTCCAAATAAAatctggagtttagttaatagtattgtaccaATGTTGATTTCTTCATCTTGCTAAATGTACACTGGTCATGTAAGATATTAACATTAAGGGAAGATGGTGAAGAGAAATATGAGAACTCCCTGTATTGTCTTTGCAGCTCTTCCATAAACCCCCAAATATCTCAAAACAataaagtttagggcttccctggtggcgcactgtttaagaatccacctgtctatgcagaggacacgggttggatccctggtccgggaagatcccacatgccgcagagcaactaagcctatgcactacaactactgagcctgtgctctagagcccgtgagccacaactactgagcctgtgcacctcaactactgaagcttgtgcacctagagcccgtgcgccacaacaagagaagccaccacaggcCTTTCCGAGCGACATGGCGACTCTCTGGAGGCTGAGTGTCCTCTGCGGTGCCAGAGGTCGGCGAGCTCTCTTCCTCCGAACCCCAGTGGTCACACCAGCTCATGTCTCAGCATTTCTCCAGGACTGATCAACCCCAGGATGCTGTGGAATACAGCACATTCACCTGTCACCCAGCCACCATTCTGGTTCCAAGGCTGCATCTCTCCACTGGACTGGTGAGAGGGTTGTCAGTGTTTTGCTCCTGGGCCTAATTCCAGCTGCTTATTTGAATCCTTGCTCTGCGGTGGACTACTCTCTGGCTGCAGCCCTCACTCTTCATAGTCACTGGGGCGTTGGACAAGTTGTTACTGACTATGTTCAAGGGGCTGCATTGCAGAAAGCTGCCAAGGCAGGCTTTTTGGTGCTCTCGGCGTTCACCTTTGTTGGGCTTTGTTATTTCAACTATCATGATGTGGGCATCTGCAAAGCTGTGGCTATGCTGTGGAAGCTCTGACCCTTTAGACTTAACACCTTGAGAAGTGATTgtacattgggcttccctggtggcgcagtagttaagaatccgcctgccaacgcaggggacacaggttcaagccctggcccgggaagatcccacaggccgcggaacAACCAAGCCCGTTCGCcccaactactgaccctgcgctctagagcccgcgagccacaactactgaagcctgcggacctagatcccgtgctctgcaacaagagaagccaccgcagtgaaaggcctacgcaccgcaacgaagagtagcccccgctcgccgcaactagagaaaacctgtgcacagcaacaaagacacaatgcagccaaaaataaataaataaaataaaaataaagaagtaatcctgaatctttaaaaaaaaaaaagaattgattgtACACCTCCTTGCCTCTGCTCTGTCATGCCATTTCAACTCACAATAAGAAGGAAGTAACAGATTAGTCCCGCTGATAAACCTCTTCTCCTAATCAGCCGGTTATTTTTAGAGTTTAATCTTTGAAGAAAGATTTGAGAGAAATTGTATCCAAGAAATTGTGAGACTGAGCTTTGTATTCTGGAGAGTTAATGCGGTGTCTCACAGCTTCTCAGAAGACTCACAGTATAACTAAACATTATATATGAGCCTTTGTCTGTTAATTTATCAGACTTTTAAAGGGAATTCAGCTTTATTACTCTCAATATTTGATCACACTTCTATATTTGTCCTAGAATGATGGAGAAAGGGAACGACTGTTAATTCATAAGTAAAGACTTTGCAGAAAATTaggcagtgttttgtttttgtaaacatcccccccccccaccgt
The Globicephala melas chromosome 21, mGloMel1.2, whole genome shotgun sequence genome window above contains:
- the LOC115867712 gene encoding LOW QUALITY PROTEIN: succinate dehydrogenase [ubiquinone] cytochrome b small subunit, mitochondrial-like (The sequence of the model RefSeq protein was modified relative to this genomic sequence to represent the inferred CDS: substituted 1 base at 1 genomic stop codon); the protein is MATLWRLSVLCGARGRRALFLRTPVVTPAHVSAFLQDXSTPGCCGIQHIHLSPSHHSGSKAASLHWTGERVVSVLLLGLIPAAYLNPCSAVDYSLAAALTLHSHWGVGQVVTDYVQGAALQKAAKAGFLVLSAFTFVGLCYFNYHDVGICKAVAMLWKL